Proteins from a single region of Streptomyces glaucescens:
- a CDS encoding catalase, with the protein MSEANPLKRVAHKVADSLQGDGGPAEGIPGKPGAESPPVAEPTEPREPLPPKPDQSGPETVSPTGQPTGADQAVTAQSGAYLTTAQGTRLHDTDHSLKAGPRGPVLLQDHHLREKIMHFDHERIPERVVHARGAAAHGVFQSYGTAASVTKAAFLAKDVETPVFVRFSTVLGSRGSADTVRDTRGFATKFYTSEGVFDLVGNNIPVFFIQDAIKFPDVIHAGKPHPDREIPQAQSAHDTFWDFVSLHTEAAHHTLWNMSDRGIPRSYRMMEGFGVHTFRLVNADGGTTLVKFHWKPKLGVHSQVWEEAQITSGVDPDFHRRDLADAIEAGAYPQWELGIQTFPDTPEQTFEGIDLLDPTNIVPEELAPVQPIGLLTLNRNPSNFFAETEQVAFHVGHLVPGIDITDDPLLAGRLFSYLDTQITRLGGPNFPQLPINRPHAPVNDMQRDGMHQTAVHRGVAPYRPNSLDGGCPFMAGAGTGAFVETPVRVPESTKVREAPESFADHFSQPRRFWLSMTPVEREHIIGAYVFELGKCYEQSVKERQLQVLANIDPELCEQVAQGLGLPAPAPTVPLADVAPSPALSQVGGTWPVDGRIVGIVTGADGDLESVRAVREAVLNAGMVPLVVAPKGGTLGSGDGGVTVQRTYVTARSVEFDAILLAGIPGVGSDAYTARDAKSTPSSVEPTTCDPRVRLLLTEAFRHGKAIGAWAGGEVALEAAGVPVDAPGVVLTDSPTATLDEIVRLLGKHRVWERFATPV; encoded by the coding sequence ATGAGCGAGGCCAATCCCCTGAAGCGGGTCGCCCACAAGGTCGCCGACAGCTTGCAGGGCGACGGCGGCCCGGCGGAGGGGATCCCCGGCAAGCCGGGTGCCGAGTCGCCGCCGGTCGCCGAACCCACCGAGCCGAGGGAGCCGCTGCCGCCCAAGCCGGACCAGAGCGGCCCGGAGACCGTGTCGCCGACCGGGCAGCCGACCGGCGCGGACCAGGCGGTGACGGCCCAGTCCGGGGCCTACCTGACGACGGCCCAGGGGACGCGGCTCCACGACACCGACCACTCGCTCAAGGCGGGGCCGCGCGGGCCGGTGCTGCTGCAGGACCACCACCTGCGCGAGAAGATCATGCACTTCGACCACGAGCGCATCCCGGAGCGGGTGGTGCACGCCCGGGGCGCGGCGGCGCACGGGGTCTTCCAGAGCTACGGCACGGCGGCCTCCGTGACCAAGGCGGCGTTCCTCGCCAAGGACGTGGAGACGCCGGTGTTCGTGCGCTTCTCCACGGTGCTGGGGTCGCGCGGTTCGGCGGACACCGTGCGCGACACCCGGGGCTTCGCGACCAAGTTCTACACCAGCGAGGGTGTCTTCGACCTGGTCGGCAACAACATTCCGGTCTTCTTCATCCAGGACGCGATCAAGTTCCCGGACGTCATCCACGCCGGCAAGCCGCACCCGGACCGGGAGATCCCGCAGGCGCAGAGCGCGCACGACACCTTCTGGGACTTCGTCAGCCTGCACACCGAGGCCGCCCACCACACGCTGTGGAACATGTCCGACCGGGGCATCCCGCGCTCGTACCGGATGATGGAGGGCTTCGGTGTCCACACCTTCCGGCTGGTGAACGCCGACGGCGGTACGACGCTGGTGAAGTTCCACTGGAAGCCGAAGCTCGGGGTGCACTCCCAGGTGTGGGAAGAGGCGCAGATCACCAGCGGGGTGGACCCCGACTTCCACCGCCGGGACCTCGCCGACGCCATCGAGGCGGGCGCGTACCCGCAGTGGGAGCTGGGCATCCAGACGTTCCCCGACACCCCGGAGCAGACGTTCGAGGGCATCGACCTGCTGGACCCCACGAACATCGTCCCCGAGGAACTGGCGCCGGTGCAGCCGATCGGGCTGCTCACCCTGAACCGCAACCCGTCGAACTTCTTCGCGGAGACCGAGCAGGTCGCGTTCCATGTCGGCCATCTGGTCCCGGGCATCGACATCACCGACGACCCGCTGCTGGCGGGCCGCCTGTTCTCCTACCTCGACACCCAGATCACCCGGCTCGGCGGCCCCAACTTCCCGCAGCTGCCCATCAACCGGCCGCACGCTCCGGTCAACGACATGCAGCGCGACGGCATGCACCAGACGGCGGTCCACCGGGGTGTCGCCCCGTACCGGCCGAACTCGCTCGACGGGGGCTGCCCCTTCATGGCCGGCGCGGGCACCGGGGCGTTCGTCGAGACGCCCGTGCGCGTCCCCGAGTCGACGAAGGTGCGCGAGGCACCGGAGTCCTTCGCGGACCACTTCAGCCAGCCGCGCCGGTTCTGGCTGAGCATGACGCCGGTGGAACGCGAGCACATCATCGGCGCGTACGTCTTCGAACTCGGCAAGTGCTACGAACAGTCCGTCAAGGAACGGCAGTTGCAGGTGCTCGCCAACATCGACCCCGAGCTGTGCGAGCAGGTCGCCCAGGGACTGGGGCTGCCCGCCCCGGCGCCGACCGTGCCGCTCGCCGACGTCGCGCCGAGCCCGGCGCTGTCCCAGGTGGGCGGGACCTGGCCGGTCGACGGGCGGATCGTCGGCATCGTCACCGGCGCGGACGGCGACCTGGAGAGCGTCCGTGCGGTGCGCGAGGCCGTGCTGAACGCGGGCATGGTGCCGCTGGTCGTCGCGCCGAAGGGCGGCACGCTCGGTTCCGGCGACGGCGGGGTGACCGTGCAGCGCACGTACGTCACGGCGCGGTCGGTCGAGTTCGACGCCATCCTGCTGGCCGGCATCCCCGGTGTGGGCAGCGACGCCTACACCGCCCGGGACGCCAAGTCCACGCCGTCCTCCGTGGAGCCGACCACCTGCGACCCGCGGGTGCGGCTGCTGCTGACGGAGGCGTTCCGGCACGGCAAGGCCATCGGCGCCTGGGCGGGCGGCGAGGTCGCCCTGGAGGCGGCGGGCGTACCCGTGGACGCCCCCGGCGTGGTCCTCACCGACTCCCCCACCGCCACGCTGGACGAGATCGTCCGCCTGCTGGGGAAGCACCGCGTGTGGGAGCGGTTCGCGACGCCGGTGTGA
- a CDS encoding SpoIIE family protein phosphatase, producing the protein MTAESFPSDGDLFSPGPRGRTSLLDVLSVAALVLDTDGRIVFWTPQAEDLFGYSAEEALGTPAARLIIHPEHLQAVVKLFTEVLETGRSWAGAFPVRHKDGSTRLMEFRNMRLLDDLGDVYALGLAADHTLLQRVETDLALCERLINQSPIGLALLDPDLRYLLVNPALERIDGIPAEDHIGRHLRETLPFPDVDTVESALRQVLTTGTPLLDQYHVGRPRSDPERERAWSLSFYRLEDPGGRVLGAATSVVDVTERHRAAAEADRARRRLALIADASTRVGTSLEVERTANELAEIASPELADVVAVDVLDSALACRRMRTPDNGPELFRALALKAAHPTVALHAADPPGDLASYEGDRLVTLCVHTGRPILVRHVGEQDLPRIARDADASALLARAGVHSYLAVPLIAHGEVLGALDLKRTRNPAPFDEDDVVLAGELASRAAVAIDNARWFQSVRNTALTLQRSLLPDHPPHHTGLDLASRYQPAQATSEVGGDWYDVIPLNGDKTALVVGDVMGNGIDAAATMGRLRTATCAYADLDLDPGEVLQHLDKITCDLEHYIVTCLYAVFDPHTRRCRMANAGHLPPALARPGRAPSLLELPTGAPLGVGGVTFETTTAELGPGDLLVLYTDGLVETRQHAIDDRLNTLLTFLDEPERPLEETCDLLLYGLRHPDDHDDVALLVARAL; encoded by the coding sequence ATGACAGCCGAATCGTTCCCGTCCGACGGTGACCTCTTCAGCCCCGGCCCGCGGGGGCGGACCAGTCTCCTGGACGTGCTCAGCGTGGCCGCGCTGGTCCTCGACACGGACGGGCGCATCGTGTTCTGGACCCCGCAGGCCGAGGACCTCTTCGGCTACTCCGCGGAGGAGGCCCTCGGAACGCCCGCGGCACGGCTGATCATCCACCCCGAGCACCTGCAGGCGGTCGTCAAGCTGTTCACGGAGGTCCTGGAGACGGGCCGCAGCTGGGCCGGCGCCTTCCCCGTGCGGCACAAGGACGGCAGCACCCGCCTGATGGAGTTCCGCAACATGCGGCTGCTCGACGACCTCGGCGACGTCTACGCCCTGGGGCTCGCCGCGGACCACACGCTGCTGCAGCGCGTCGAGACCGACCTGGCGCTGTGCGAGCGGCTGATCAACCAGTCCCCGATCGGTCTCGCCCTCCTCGACCCGGACCTGCGCTACCTGCTGGTCAACCCGGCTCTGGAGCGGATCGACGGCATCCCGGCCGAGGACCACATCGGCCGCCACCTGAGGGAGACCCTGCCGTTCCCGGACGTCGACACGGTGGAGTCCGCGCTGCGCCAGGTCCTCACCACGGGCACACCGCTGCTCGACCAGTACCACGTGGGCCGGCCCCGGTCCGACCCCGAGCGCGAGCGGGCCTGGTCGCTGTCGTTCTACCGTCTGGAGGACCCCGGCGGGCGGGTGCTGGGCGCGGCCACCTCGGTCGTCGACGTCACGGAACGGCACCGGGCCGCGGCCGAGGCCGACCGGGCCCGGCGCCGCCTCGCGCTGATCGCCGACGCCTCCACCCGGGTCGGCACCTCACTGGAGGTGGAGCGGACGGCCAATGAGCTGGCCGAGATCGCCAGCCCCGAGCTGGCCGACGTGGTCGCCGTGGACGTCCTCGACTCCGCCCTGGCCTGCCGCCGCATGCGCACCCCGGACAACGGCCCGGAGCTGTTCCGCGCCCTCGCCCTCAAGGCGGCCCACCCCACGGTGGCCCTGCACGCCGCCGATCCGCCCGGCGACCTCGCCTCGTACGAGGGCGACCGGCTGGTCACCCTCTGCGTGCACACCGGCCGGCCGATCCTGGTGCGGCACGTCGGCGAACAGGACCTGCCGCGCATCGCCCGCGACGCGGACGCGTCCGCGCTGCTGGCGCGCGCGGGAGTCCACTCCTACCTGGCGGTGCCGCTGATCGCCCACGGCGAGGTGCTGGGCGCCCTCGACCTCAAGCGCACCCGCAACCCGGCCCCCTTCGACGAGGACGACGTCGTCCTGGCCGGCGAGCTGGCCAGCCGGGCGGCGGTGGCCATCGACAACGCCCGCTGGTTCCAGAGCGTGCGCAACACCGCGCTGACCCTCCAGCGCAGTCTGCTGCCCGACCATCCGCCGCACCACACCGGTCTGGACCTAGCCTCCCGCTACCAGCCGGCGCAGGCCACCAGCGAGGTCGGCGGCGACTGGTACGACGTCATACCGCTGAACGGCGACAAGACCGCGCTGGTCGTCGGTGACGTCATGGGCAACGGCATCGACGCCGCCGCCACGATGGGCCGGCTGCGCACCGCGACGTGCGCGTACGCGGACCTGGACCTGGACCCGGGCGAGGTGCTCCAGCACCTGGACAAGATCACCTGCGATCTGGAGCACTACATCGTCACGTGCCTGTACGCCGTGTTCGACCCCCACACGCGGCGGTGCCGCATGGCCAACGCGGGCCACCTGCCGCCCGCGCTGGCCCGGCCCGGCCGAGCCCCCTCCCTCCTCGAACTGCCCACGGGAGCCCCGCTCGGCGTCGGCGGCGTCACGTTCGAGACCACCACGGCCGAGCTGGGCCCCGGGGACCTGCTCGTGCTCTACACCGACGGCCTCGTCGAGACCCGGCAGCACGCCATCGACGACCGCCTGAACACGCTCCTGACGTTCCTCGACGAGCCCGAGCGGCCCCTGGAGGAGACCTGCGACCTGCTGCTGTACGGCCTGCGCCACCCCGACGACCACGACGACGTGGCCCTGCTCGTCGCGCGGGCGCTGTAG
- a CDS encoding GNAT family N-acetyltransferase, with protein MTDLADSIESMRQLATVWRAMVLDRDAGADVRDLPGIAVRWADSRFAFWNCVTLTDVGADPALAERRLAQAADIMRAKRRPGFLWVFEDLLDGEARAGLTAAAERAGLAYAFPGTGMAGDMLPLPEPAHPDLTFVRVRTDEQLRAYADLNSRAYGFPLEHGRDGLVGSTLWKNDVYAYLGVRGDEPVTCAATVEAEGRLFVALVATDPRWERRGYGEAVTRKALHEGARATGLTRATLHATAAGAPVYPRIGFRPNSPLHFFALR; from the coding sequence GTGACCGATCTCGCGGACTCGATCGAATCGATGCGGCAACTGGCCACGGTGTGGCGGGCCATGGTGCTCGACCGGGACGCCGGCGCGGACGTGCGGGACCTCCCCGGCATCGCCGTCCGCTGGGCCGACAGCCGCTTCGCGTTCTGGAACTGCGTCACGCTGACCGACGTGGGGGCGGACCCGGCGCTCGCGGAACGGCGGCTGGCGCAGGCCGCGGACATCATGCGGGCGAAGCGCCGGCCGGGCTTCCTGTGGGTCTTCGAGGACCTCCTCGACGGTGAGGCCCGCGCCGGACTGACGGCGGCGGCCGAACGCGCGGGCCTCGCCTACGCCTTCCCCGGCACCGGCATGGCCGGGGACATGCTCCCGCTCCCCGAACCGGCCCACCCGGACCTCACCTTCGTCCGGGTGCGCACCGACGAGCAGTTGCGCGCCTACGCGGACCTCAACTCGCGTGCCTACGGCTTTCCCCTGGAACACGGGCGGGACGGCCTCGTCGGCTCGACGCTGTGGAAGAACGACGTGTACGCCTATCTGGGGGTGCGCGGCGACGAACCGGTGACCTGCGCGGCCACCGTCGAGGCGGAGGGCCGGCTCTTCGTCGCGCTCGTCGCCACGGATCCCCGGTGGGAACGCCGGGGCTACGGCGAGGCGGTGACGCGCAAGGCCCTCCACGAGGGCGCCCGGGCCACCGGGCTGACCCGCGCCACCCTGCACGCGACGGCCGCCGGAGCACCCGTCTACCCGCGCATCGGCTTCCGGCCGAACTCGCCGCTGCACTTCTTCGCCCTGCGCTGA
- a CDS encoding MBL fold metallo-hydrolase translates to MRITRYTHACVRLEQDGRVLVIDPGTWSEPQALDGADAVLVTHEHADHVDALRLAGLGVPVHAPVGADIPRLEEVVRVSSGTEFEAAGFRIRAVGGRHALVHGDLPDCANLGYLVDDAVYHPGDSLHVPEQPVETLLVPVHGSWVKTAEVIGFVEAVAPRRAFAIHDAQLNERGLASVNGWLAQETDSGYRYLAPGETL, encoded by the coding sequence ATGCGGATCACGAGGTACACCCACGCGTGTGTGCGGCTCGAACAGGACGGCCGGGTACTGGTCATCGACCCCGGGACGTGGAGCGAGCCGCAGGCCCTGGACGGCGCCGACGCCGTGCTGGTGACCCATGAGCACGCCGATCACGTCGACGCCCTGCGGCTCGCCGGGCTCGGCGTGCCGGTCCACGCCCCCGTCGGGGCGGACATACCGCGGCTCGAGGAGGTCGTCCGCGTCTCGTCCGGGACGGAGTTCGAGGCCGCCGGGTTCCGGATCCGGGCGGTGGGCGGCCGGCACGCGCTCGTCCACGGCGACCTGCCGGACTGCGCCAACCTCGGCTACCTCGTGGACGACGCCGTCTACCACCCCGGGGATTCCCTGCACGTCCCCGAACAGCCGGTCGAGACGCTGCTGGTCCCGGTGCACGGGTCGTGGGTGAAGACGGCGGAAGTGATCGGATTCGTCGAGGCGGTCGCACCGCGAAGGGCGTTCGCGATCCACGACGCGCAGCTCAACGAGCGCGGCCTCGCGAGCGTCAACGGCTGGCTCGCGCAGGAGACCGACAGCGGCTACCGCTATCTGGCCCCCGGCGAGACGCTCTGA
- a CDS encoding phosphotransferase family protein, giving the protein MSSDELDALLRAATGTGCRVEGELADGWFNTAYRVVLDDGTPAVVKLAPPAHAAVLRYELGIMATEAMVYRRLARLLGGGVPTPALLHAGEEFLVVSLLDGTGWDKAASRLAPATEAALRHDLGAITARLHTLAPEDGRFGYPAAASALSADDWPTAFTAMVDALLDDAERWHSPLGEPAAGIRALVAAGEDALAEVTEPRLVHFDLWPGNIFVDPGTGGAPARITGLIDHERAFWGDPAAELVSLAIGGDAGPDSALVAGYTEAGGVLDFTPAFRHRLALYRLYLALLLVVECGPRGYGPDHLAFCRRTLDDAVTALRSPGRRRRQ; this is encoded by the coding sequence GTGTCATCCGACGAGCTGGACGCGCTGCTGCGGGCCGCCACCGGTACGGGCTGCCGCGTGGAGGGCGAGCTGGCCGACGGCTGGTTCAACACCGCCTACCGCGTCGTACTCGACGACGGCACCCCGGCGGTGGTGAAACTGGCCCCGCCGGCCCACGCCGCCGTCCTGCGCTACGAGCTGGGCATCATGGCGACGGAGGCCATGGTCTACCGGCGCCTGGCCCGGCTGCTCGGTGGCGGCGTGCCCACCCCCGCCCTGCTGCACGCCGGGGAGGAGTTCCTGGTCGTCTCCCTCCTGGACGGCACGGGCTGGGACAAGGCCGCGTCCCGGCTGGCCCCGGCCACCGAGGCGGCACTGCGCCACGACCTCGGCGCGATCACCGCGCGCCTGCACACCCTCGCCCCCGAGGACGGCCGGTTCGGCTACCCGGCGGCCGCCTCCGCGTTGTCCGCCGACGACTGGCCGACGGCGTTCACCGCGATGGTGGACGCGCTGCTCGACGACGCCGAGCGCTGGCACTCCCCGCTCGGCGAGCCGGCCGCGGGCATCCGCGCGCTGGTGGCCGCGGGCGAGGACGCGCTCGCCGAGGTCACCGAGCCCCGGCTGGTCCACTTCGACCTGTGGCCGGGCAACATCTTCGTCGACCCGGGCACCGGCGGGGCGCCCGCCCGGATCACCGGGCTCATCGACCACGAGCGGGCGTTCTGGGGCGACCCGGCCGCCGAACTGGTCTCCCTCGCCATCGGCGGCGACGCCGGGCCGGACAGTGCTCTCGTCGCCGGGTACACCGAGGCCGGCGGTGTGCTCGACTTCACACCGGCCTTCCGGCACCGCCTGGCGCTGTACCGCCTCTACCTGGCCCTGCTGCTCGTCGTGGAGTGCGGCCCGCGCGGCTACGGCCCGGACCACCTGGCGTTCTGCCGCCGCACCCTCGACGACGCCGTCACCGCGCTCCGCTCACCGGGACGGCGGCGCAGGCAGTGA
- a CDS encoding aromatic acid exporter family protein, with protein sequence MQGIRRTGEAVRRQARVARDTVRRACAEPGRERDLAVQAGKAALAAWLAWAVAGWWLQAPMAFVAPWVAIVLVESTVYRSIAHGLQQLAAIATGTALATAAALLLDSTMAAMALVLPVAVLVGNWRRLGSQGVYAATGALFVLTFQPVTVAGSAARIAEAVFGAVVGITVNALVRPPVYLRSTRAALEEAAGEAERILEAVADGLARGAWDARAAGSLHERALRLGRLVEQARAAVGWSRESLRVNPWGRSRADSAPGPDYDDAVTVLDYVAVHTAGVTRAVLEACDDDRGVPRPGPHITEPYAAFLRDSAHGIRLYTTSRFAPGGRDRQADRELREVVEDLGRTLDDLRRRLPRAAPDDPDALAAYGTLLTQARRLADQLAGR encoded by the coding sequence ATGCAGGGGATACGACGGACAGGAGAAGCAGTACGGCGCCAGGCCCGGGTGGCGCGGGACACGGTGCGCCGCGCCTGCGCCGAGCCGGGCCGCGAACGGGATCTGGCGGTGCAGGCGGGCAAGGCCGCGCTCGCCGCCTGGCTGGCCTGGGCGGTGGCGGGCTGGTGGCTCCAGGCGCCCATGGCGTTCGTCGCGCCGTGGGTGGCGATCGTCCTCGTCGAGTCCACGGTGTACCGGTCGATCGCGCACGGCCTCCAGCAGCTGGCGGCGATCGCCACCGGCACGGCCCTGGCGACCGCCGCCGCGCTGCTGCTGGACTCCACGATGGCGGCGATGGCCCTGGTGCTGCCGGTGGCCGTGCTGGTGGGCAACTGGCGGCGGCTGGGCAGCCAGGGCGTGTACGCCGCCACTGGCGCCTTGTTCGTGCTGACCTTCCAGCCGGTCACCGTCGCGGGGTCCGCTGCCCGGATCGCGGAGGCGGTCTTCGGCGCCGTGGTCGGCATCACGGTCAACGCGCTGGTCCGCCCGCCGGTGTACCTGCGCAGCACACGTGCCGCGCTGGAGGAAGCGGCAGGTGAGGCGGAACGGATCCTGGAGGCGGTCGCCGACGGTCTGGCCCGCGGCGCGTGGGACGCCCGCGCGGCCGGCTCGCTGCACGAGCGGGCGCTGCGGCTGGGGCGGCTCGTGGAGCAGGCCCGCGCCGCGGTCGGCTGGAGCCGGGAGAGCCTGCGGGTCAACCCGTGGGGCCGCAGCCGCGCGGACTCGGCTCCCGGTCCGGACTACGACGACGCCGTCACCGTCCTCGACTACGTGGCCGTGCACACCGCGGGCGTCACCCGGGCGGTGCTGGAGGCCTGTGACGACGACCGCGGGGTGCCGCGGCCGGGCCCGCACATCACGGAGCCGTACGCGGCCTTCCTGCGCGACAGCGCCCACGGCATCCGGCTCTACACCACGAGCCGGTTCGCGCCGGGCGGCCGGGACCGGCAGGCGGACCGGGAGCTGCGCGAGGTGGTCGAGGACCTCGGTCGCACGCTGGACGACCTGCGCCGGAGGCTGCCGCGTGCCGCGCCCGACGACCCCGACGCGCTGGCGGCCTACGGCACGCTGCTGACCCAGGCGCGCCGCCTGGCGGACCAGCTGGCGGGGCGCTGA
- a CDS encoding phage holin family protein, which produces MGELVQRASQQLTELVRGELRLAQAEMKEKGKRYGKGGGLFGGAGVVGFLMLQALVATVIAALAVPLPVWAAGLIVTAVLGVIAAVMALSGKKQVDRAAPPVPEQTIENVKADVAEIKGSAHR; this is translated from the coding sequence GTGGGCGAACTGGTCCAGCGGGCGTCACAGCAGCTGACGGAGCTGGTACGCGGCGAACTGCGCTTGGCGCAGGCCGAGATGAAGGAGAAGGGCAAGCGTTACGGCAAGGGAGGCGGGCTGTTCGGCGGGGCCGGCGTCGTCGGTTTCCTGATGCTCCAGGCCCTGGTCGCCACGGTGATCGCGGCTCTGGCGGTGCCGCTGCCGGTGTGGGCGGCCGGACTGATCGTCACGGCGGTGCTGGGTGTGATCGCCGCGGTGATGGCCCTGAGCGGCAAGAAGCAGGTCGACCGGGCCGCACCGCCCGTGCCCGAACAGACGATCGAGAACGTGAAGGCCGATGTGGCCGAGATCAAGGGGAGCGCGCACCGATGA
- a CDS encoding DUF3618 domain-containing protein, giving the protein MTQPPHEDKPASSPEELREHVERTRAELGETVEALAAKGDVKARAQEKAAQVREQAAVKAAEVREQAAVKAGELRTKATDVAHQVQDKLPEPVREKAAQGSRMTRDNPALLVAAVGAVTLVVWLACRRKR; this is encoded by the coding sequence ATGACCCAGCCGCCGCACGAGGACAAGCCCGCCTCCAGCCCTGAGGAGCTGCGCGAACACGTGGAGCGGACCCGCGCCGAGCTCGGGGAGACGGTCGAGGCGCTGGCAGCCAAGGGTGACGTCAAGGCGCGTGCCCAGGAGAAGGCAGCGCAGGTCAGGGAGCAGGCCGCGGTGAAGGCCGCCGAGGTTCGGGAGCAGGCCGCGGTCAAGGCCGGTGAGCTGCGGACCAAGGCCACCGACGTGGCCCACCAGGTTCAGGACAAGCTGCCCGAGCCGGTCAGGGAGAAGGCGGCGCAGGGGTCCCGGATGACCCGGGACAACCCCGCCCTGCTGGTGGCGGCCGTGGGCGCGGTGACGCTGGTGGTCTGGCTGGCCTGCCGCCGGAAGCGGTGA
- a CDS encoding glycoside hydrolase family 13 protein: MAAPTPQRTGDWWRDAVIYQVYPRSFADGDGDGTGDLAGVRARLPYLAELGVDAVWFTPWYLSPLVDGGYDVADYRTVDPAFGTLAEAEKLIAEARELGIRTIVDIVPNHVSDQHPWFRAALAAGPGSPERALFHFRPGRGAHGELPPNDWPSQFTGGTWTRVPDGEWYLHLFTPQQPDLNWAHPAVRQEHEDVLRFWFERGVAGVRIDSAALLAKDPALPDLTEGGGPHPFVDRDELHDIYRSWRAVADEYGAVFVGEVWLPDAERFARYLRPDELHTAFNFTFLTCPWEADRLRRCIDGTLAEHAPVKAPATWVLCNHDVTRTVTRYGRADTAFDFATKAFGTPSDLTLGTRRARAAALLTLALPGSVYVYQGEELGLPEADIPTDRIQDPMHVRSGGSDPGRDGCRVPLPWAAAEPHCGFGSRTPPWLPQPADWPSYAADRQAADPRSMLTLYRRAIALRRTTPGFGDGPLTWLTAPAGVLAFARPHGLVCVANLSTAPVDLPAHTAVLLTSGPLTPGSRLPPDTTAWLRA; encoded by the coding sequence GTGGCAGCCCCCACCCCGCAGCGCACCGGCGACTGGTGGCGCGACGCCGTCATCTACCAGGTGTACCCGCGCAGTTTCGCCGACGGCGACGGCGACGGCACCGGGGACCTGGCGGGCGTCCGCGCGCGACTGCCCTACCTCGCCGAACTGGGCGTCGACGCCGTCTGGTTCACTCCCTGGTACCTCTCGCCCCTGGTCGACGGCGGCTACGACGTGGCCGACTACCGCACCGTCGACCCCGCCTTCGGCACCCTCGCCGAGGCGGAGAAACTCATCGCCGAGGCCCGCGAACTCGGCATCCGCACCATCGTCGACATCGTCCCCAACCACGTCTCCGACCAGCACCCCTGGTTCCGGGCCGCCCTCGCCGCGGGCCCCGGAAGCCCGGAACGCGCCCTCTTCCACTTCCGCCCCGGCCGCGGCGCGCACGGCGAACTCCCGCCCAACGACTGGCCGTCCCAGTTCACGGGCGGCACCTGGACCCGGGTCCCCGACGGCGAGTGGTACCTGCACCTGTTCACCCCCCAGCAGCCCGACCTCAACTGGGCCCACCCCGCAGTCCGGCAGGAGCACGAGGACGTGCTCCGGTTCTGGTTCGAACGCGGTGTCGCCGGCGTCCGCATCGACTCCGCCGCCCTGCTCGCCAAGGACCCCGCGCTTCCCGACCTCACCGAGGGCGGCGGCCCGCACCCCTTCGTCGACCGCGACGAGCTCCACGACATCTACCGTTCCTGGCGAGCCGTCGCCGACGAGTACGGGGCCGTCTTCGTCGGCGAGGTGTGGCTGCCCGACGCCGAACGCTTCGCCCGCTACCTCCGCCCCGACGAACTGCACACCGCCTTCAACTTCACCTTCCTCACCTGCCCCTGGGAAGCGGACCGGCTGCGCCGCTGCATCGACGGCACCCTCGCCGAGCACGCCCCCGTCAAGGCGCCCGCGACCTGGGTCCTGTGCAACCACGACGTGACCCGCACGGTGACCCGCTACGGCCGCGCCGACACCGCCTTCGACTTCGCCACCAAGGCCTTCGGCACCCCTTCCGACCTCACCCTCGGCACCCGCCGCGCCCGCGCCGCCGCCCTGCTCACGCTCGCCCTGCCCGGATCCGTCTACGTCTACCAGGGCGAGGAACTCGGCCTCCCCGAGGCCGACATCCCCACGGACCGCATCCAGGACCCCATGCACGTCCGCTCCGGGGGCAGCGACCCGGGCCGCGACGGCTGCCGCGTCCCGCTGCCGTGGGCCGCCGCCGAACCGCACTGCGGTTTCGGCTCGCGGACGCCGCCGTGGCTGCCCCAGCCCGCGGACTGGCCGTCCTACGCGGCCGACCGGCAGGCAGCCGACCCCCGGTCGATGCTCACTCTCTACCGTCGCGCCATCGCCCTGCGCCGCACCACCCCCGGCTTCGGCGACGGGCCCCTGACCTGGCTGACCGCCCCCGCGGGCGTACTGGCCTTCGCCCGCCCCCACGGGCTCGTCTGCGTGGCGAACCTCTCCACGGCGCCCGTGGACCTGCCCGCGCACACCGCCGTCCTCCTCACCAGCGGCCCCCTCACCCCCGGCTCCCGCCTGCCTCCGGACACCACGGCCTGGCTGCGCGCCTGA